From a single Oncorhynchus tshawytscha isolate Ot180627B linkage group LG33, Otsh_v2.0, whole genome shotgun sequence genomic region:
- the LOC121841639 gene encoding FH2 domain-containing protein 1-like: MSAWAQLIPLLPLAPLNSLTHLQTHRSHLSIPPLNLLLPPTSPTPTSPASPRGGCDAFSRSVQRRSKMRNFNWDAIPRQSVLGKKNVWTSQRPMVDFELDTQRMEEMFSQSDTQLPLRKTGPVKKTTRGLSLSTQGLQRVLILNSKKSMNVGIFLKQFKRPVRDIVDDVRRGNWLRFGAGKLKELCKLLPDEGEVKKLRSFSGDLTQLCEPDLFMVLLVKVPGYEERLRTLMLREELFPLIDEMKHSIAVMTKAANELLVCDDLHSIIRLVLKAGNYMNAGGYAGSAIGFRMASLLKLADTKANKPGMNLLHYVTMQAQEIDGALLDFPGQLQHIGMAARVQKQEVDLDFQREVEKVKEAKMDASTQPELQLQMETFLMRAEARLADLQACLLKLNSLSQAVAEYFCEDPATFRLEVCCSIFHSFCERFNRAVQENREREAAELRRRQRERFCNVAKRRSTATCSDLEPAGPGSAMESILHSFLTTIHPRGPARRRRHHLPPVMLSPIGGSPIEPCPKSNPLADEPETRADPGPSRFTRPGGSTLGGEAGVVTPRKDQKDQGQREKKGGEGWPRELGSPDAVVERLDGGVEVDSYLDPPSEQKEKENEGETATPGDQWRCFGSNRASSINQKRTPKSCGRRSLSSIDQKRTTKSCGRRSLSPRQHAPPTQEEEKEEVQRMRVVSRKMLRYHTGRGRLSADPEHPELPELGDKASLVPQNHTPQSSTPHPLHPHPISQPSTPHPREMREGRPGSL; this comes from the exons ATGTCGGCTTGGGCA caactcatccccctcctccccctggccCCTCTCAACTCCCTCACACACCTCCAAACACACAGGAgtcatctctccatcccacccctgaacctcctcctcccccccacctcccccacccccacctcccccgCCTCCCCAAGAGGAGGCTGCGACGCCTTCTCCCGTAGTGTACAACGTCGTTCCAAGATGAGGAACTTTAACTGGGATGCCATCCCCCGTCAGTCAGTCCTTGGGAAGAAGAACGTGTGGACGTCCCAGAGGCCCATGGTGGACTTTGAGCTGGACACCCAGAGGATGGAGGAGATGTTTAGCCAGTCTGACACTCAACTGCCTCTGCGAAAGACTGGGCCTGTCAAGAAGACCACGAGGGGCCTGTCCCTATCCACACAGGGCCTACAGAGG GTCCTAATCCTCAACTCTAAGAAGAGTATGAATGTTGGGATCTTTCTGAAGCAGTTCAAGAG GCCGGTGAGGGACATAGTGGATGACGTCAGAAGGGGGAACTGGCTGAGGTTTGGAGCAGGAAAACTTAAGGAGCTCTGTAAACTACTGCCAGATGAGGGAGAG GTGAAGAAGCTGCGGTCGTTCAGTGGAGACCTGACCCAGCTGTGTGAGCCAGACCTCTTCATGGTGCTGCTAGTTAAAGTACCTGG CTATGAGGAGCGTCTGAGGACTCTGATGCTGAGAGAAGAATTGTTCCCTTTGATAGATGAGATGAAACACTCCATCGCTGTCATGACCAAAGCAGCTAATG agCTGTTGGTCTGTGATGACCTCCACTCAATCATCCGCCTGGTGTTGAAGGCCGGGAACTACATGAATGCT GGTGGGTACGCTGGCAGTGCCATCGGTTTCAGGATGGCATCTCTACTAAAGCTGGCAGACACCAAGGCCAACAAACCTGGCATGAACCTCTTGCACTACGTCACCATG CAAGCACAGGAAATAGACGGTGCCCTGCTGGACTTCCCTGGGCAGCTTCAGCACATTGGGATGGCTGCAAG GGTGCAGAAGCAGGAGGTGGATTTAGACtttcagagggaggtggagaaggtGAAGGAAGCTAAGATGGACGCCAGCACACAGCCTGAGCTTCAGTTACAGATGGAGACCTTCCTCATG AGGGCGGAGGCCAGGCTGGCTGAcctccaggcctgtctgttgaaACTCAACTCCCTGAGCCAAGCCGTAGCAGAGTATTTCTgtgaagacccagccacgtttcgaCTGGAGGTCTGTTGCTCCATATTCCACTCATTCTGTGAGCGCTTCAACAGGGCTGTTCAG GAGAACCGTGAGCGTGAGGCAGCCGAGCTGAGacgcaggcagagggagaggttcTGTAATGTGGCCAAGCGTCGTTCCACTGCCACCTGCTCTGACCTGGAGCCCGCCGGGCCTGGCTCTGCCATGGAGTCTATCCTCCACAGCTTCCTGACCACCATACACCCCAGGGGCCCGGCAAGGCGCAGACGCCACCACCTCCCCCCTGTGATGTTGTCCCCCATCGGGGGCTCGCCCATTGAGCCCTGCCCCAAGTCCAACCCCCTGGCCGATGAGCCAGAGACTAGAGCTGATCCAGGGCCTAGCCGGTTCACCAGACCAGGAGGGAGCACCCTGGGTGGGGAGGCAGGTGTGGTGACACCCCGGAAGGACCAGAAGGACCAGGGGcagagggagaagaagggaggggagggctggCCCAGGGAGCTGGGTAGCCCTGATGCGGTGGTGGAGAGGTTGGATGGGGGGGTGGAGGTGGACTCCTATCTGGACCCCCCTTCAGAGCAGAAGGAGAAGGAAAACGAGGGGGAGACAGCGACCCCAGGGGACCAGTGGAGATGTTTTGGGTCAAATAGAGCCTCTTCCATCAACCAGAAACGGACCCCTAAGAGCTGTGGCCGCCGCAGCCTGTCGTCCATCGACCAGAAACGGACCACTAAGAGCTGTGGCCGTCGCAGCCTGTCCCCTCGCCAACACGCACCCCCCAcccaggaagaggagaaggaagaggtgcAGAGGATGCGTGTCGTGTCCAGGAAGATGCTTCGCTACCACACTGGCCGAGGCAGGCTATCTGCTGACCCAGAACATCCTGAACTGCCAGAGTTGGGTGACAAAGCAAGCCTCGTCCCCCAAAACCACACCCCCCAAAGCTCCACACCTCACCCTCTCCACCCCCACCCTATTTCGCAACCCTCCACCCCTCACCccagggagatgagagaaggtAGACCTGGCTCTCTGTAA